A single region of the Plantactinospora soyae genome encodes:
- a CDS encoding DUF3710 domain-containing protein, with product MIFSRGRGGGRHARDDRSDRQSADTQDLTASAERAVPQRGPYDLSEAPDGVQRLDLGSLQIPAIGEVEVRVQANPEGVIQQVVLVYGESALQLGVFAAPRTDGIWDEWREEIRTSLAADGVVAEELTGDYGTELRARVQTPDGGVADLRFVGVDGPRWMIQGVFQGRAASDPAVAGPLTECLDGLVVDRGQEAKPVREPLPLRLPRDPDEAGATTEQAEGSATSGPPVNGVVSGQQTPHRTDPPSGRRNA from the coding sequence ATGATCTTCTCCCGAGGACGCGGCGGCGGGCGTCACGCCCGTGACGATCGGTCCGATCGGCAGAGCGCCGACACCCAGGACCTCACCGCCTCGGCCGAACGCGCCGTCCCGCAGCGTGGGCCGTACGACCTCAGCGAGGCGCCGGACGGAGTGCAGCGACTCGACCTGGGCAGCCTGCAGATCCCGGCCATCGGGGAGGTGGAGGTACGGGTCCAGGCCAATCCCGAAGGCGTGATCCAGCAGGTCGTCCTGGTGTACGGCGAGAGCGCCCTCCAGTTGGGGGTGTTCGCCGCACCGCGTACGGACGGCATCTGGGACGAGTGGCGGGAGGAGATCCGGACGTCGCTGGCCGCCGACGGCGTGGTGGCCGAGGAGCTGACCGGCGACTACGGCACCGAGCTGCGGGCCCGGGTCCAGACTCCGGACGGCGGCGTGGCCGACCTGCGGTTCGTCGGCGTCGACGGCCCCCGGTGGATGATCCAGGGCGTGTTCCAGGGACGGGCCGCCAGTGACCCGGCCGTGGCCGGACCGCTGACCGAGTGCCTGGACGGGCTCGTGGTCGACCGTGGCCAGGAGGCCAAGCCGGTACGCGAGCCGCTGCCGCTGCGGCTGCCGCGCGATCCCGACGAGGCCGGGGCGACCACGGAGCAGGCCGAGGGGTCCGCGACGAGCGGCCCGCCGGTCAACGGCGTCGTCTCGGGGCAGCAGACGCCGCACCGGACCGACCCTCCGTCGGGGCGCCGGAACGCCTGA
- a CDS encoding inositol monophosphatase family protein, translating to MDGTRPAGDELLKIAVEVARQAAETARRMRADGVSGVTTKSTATDVVTAADRAVEREAVATLRAARPGDAVLGEEYGGADGTGPTGGAGVRWILDPIDGTVNYLYGLPHYAVSLAAEVDGEVVAGVVRNAVTGDEWTAIRGGGAYRAGQRLRSSTETDLGKALVATGFGYDPARRAHQAGVLAELIPHIRDIRRFGVASIDLCLAAEGSVDAYYEKGLNLWDHAAGGLIATESGLLVDGLAGAGPGPDLVIAAPPALFGPLHDHLDRLDAAGGP from the coding sequence ATGGACGGCACGAGACCGGCCGGGGACGAATTACTGAAGATCGCTGTCGAGGTCGCGCGGCAGGCGGCCGAGACCGCCCGCCGGATGCGTGCGGACGGGGTGTCCGGGGTTACCACCAAGAGCACGGCGACCGACGTGGTCACCGCGGCCGACCGCGCGGTGGAACGCGAGGCGGTCGCGACCCTGCGGGCGGCCCGGCCCGGGGACGCCGTCCTGGGGGAGGAGTACGGCGGTGCCGACGGCACCGGGCCGACCGGCGGTGCCGGCGTGCGGTGGATCCTGGATCCGATCGACGGCACCGTGAACTACCTGTACGGACTGCCGCACTACGCCGTCTCGCTGGCGGCCGAGGTCGACGGAGAAGTGGTTGCCGGGGTGGTCCGCAACGCGGTCACCGGCGACGAGTGGACCGCCATCCGGGGCGGCGGTGCCTACCGGGCCGGTCAGCGGTTGCGGTCCTCGACCGAGACGGACCTCGGCAAGGCGCTGGTGGCCACCGGTTTCGGCTACGACCCGGCGCGCCGGGCCCACCAGGCCGGCGTGCTGGCCGAGCTGATTCCGCACATCCGGGACATCCGCCGGTTCGGTGTCGCGTCGATAGACCTGTGCCTGGCCGCCGAGGGATCGGTCGACGCGTACTACGAGAAGGGCCTCAACCTCTGGGACCACGCGGCCGGTGGGTTGATCGCCACCGAGTCCGGGCTCCTGGTCGACGGGCTGGCCGGGGCCGGTCCCGGGCCGGATCTGGTGATCGCCGCGCCGCCGGCGTTGTTCGGCCCGCTGCACGACCACCTGGACCGGCTCGACGCCGCCGGCGGCCCGTAG
- the dut gene encoding dUTP diphosphatase: protein MTHVVPVPIRRLDPDLPLPAYAHPGDAGADLVAAEEVEIPPGERRLVRTGIAVALPEGYVGLVHPRSGLAARLGVTVLNAPGTVDAGYRGEILINLINHDRVSPAKISRGDRIAQLLVQRVERAEFQAVDELSDSSRGEGGHGSTGGHAGLVVPRDPSGKTEGASAHPAAVSGR, encoded by the coding sequence GTGACGCACGTGGTGCCCGTACCGATTCGACGGCTCGATCCGGACCTGCCACTGCCGGCGTACGCCCATCCCGGCGACGCCGGGGCCGACCTGGTGGCCGCGGAGGAGGTCGAGATCCCTCCGGGCGAACGGCGCCTGGTCCGCACCGGCATCGCGGTGGCGCTGCCCGAGGGCTACGTCGGCCTGGTCCACCCCCGGTCCGGACTCGCGGCCAGGCTCGGTGTGACCGTGCTCAACGCGCCCGGTACGGTCGACGCCGGTTACCGCGGCGAGATCCTGATCAACCTGATCAACCACGACCGGGTCTCACCGGCGAAGATCTCGCGGGGTGACCGGATCGCGCAACTCTTGGTGCAGCGGGTGGAGCGGGCCGAGTTCCAGGCCGTCGACGAGCTGTCCGACTCCTCGCGTGGCGAGGGCGGGCACGGCTCGACCGGCGGGCACGCCGGCCTGGTCGTCCCGCGTGACCCGAGTGGCAAGACCGAGGGGGCGAGCGCCCACCCCGCAGCCGTGAGCGGAAGGTAG
- a CDS encoding LytR C-terminal domain-containing protein, which translates to MSFARVRALIVVGVLAGIALVFVAVTLVRDTQAGQDTAEACPDGYKLADARLRLPEDIKINVFNATSTPNQANEVKDDFQNRKFKVLKAGNEPKNKGVDRVAVLRYGPKGVGSYHVLKAYFLNEATPEFDLKRDTDVVDVVIGDEFKQLATQTEVSQALAQGGGGPQLPAQTCADPSLT; encoded by the coding sequence ATGAGTTTCGCGCGCGTCCGGGCCCTGATCGTCGTCGGCGTGCTCGCGGGGATCGCCCTGGTCTTCGTCGCCGTCACCCTGGTCCGGGACACGCAGGCGGGCCAGGACACCGCCGAGGCGTGCCCGGACGGCTACAAGTTGGCCGACGCGCGGCTGCGACTGCCGGAGGACATCAAGATCAACGTCTTCAACGCGACCTCGACTCCTAACCAGGCCAACGAGGTGAAGGACGACTTCCAGAACCGGAAGTTCAAGGTCCTCAAGGCGGGCAACGAGCCGAAGAACAAGGGCGTCGACCGCGTCGCCGTGCTGCGGTACGGGCCGAAGGGCGTCGGCTCCTACCACGTGCTGAAGGCGTACTTCCTCAACGAGGCGACGCCGGAGTTCGACCTGAAGCGCGACACCGACGTGGTGGACGTGGTGATCGGCGACGAGTTCAAGCAGCTGGCCACCCAGACCGAGGTGAGCCAGGCGCTGGCCCAGGGCGGCGGTGGGCCGCAGTTGCCGGCCCAGACCTGCGCCGACCCGAGCCTGACCTGA
- a CDS encoding DUF4193 domain-containing protein has product MATDYDAPRRDEVDLGEDSLEELKARRVDSQSAAVDVDEAEVAESFELPGADLADEELTVKVLPMQSDEFRCARCFLVHHRSQLAVERNGDLICRECA; this is encoded by the coding sequence ATGGCCACCGACTACGACGCCCCGCGTCGCGACGAGGTCGACCTCGGCGAGGACAGCCTGGAAGAGCTCAAGGCTCGGCGGGTCGACTCACAGTCGGCCGCAGTGGACGTCGACGAGGCCGAGGTCGCCGAGAGCTTCGAGTTGCCCGGTGCCGACCTGGCCGACGAGGAACTCACCGTGAAGGTGCTGCCGATGCAGTCGGACGAGTTCCGCTGCGCGCGCTGCTTCCTCGTACACCACCGCAGCCAGCTCGCGGTGGAGCGCAACGGTGACCTGATCTGCCGCGAGTGCGCCTGA
- a CDS encoding DUF3093 domain-containing protein, translating to MAPRSSESAVAPAHTGYTERLSLPWWLWLAGAAVAGLLAAELWLGSTGVRAWLPFVILFPLTAVGLGWLGRIRVAVRDRELLVDDARLPVEFVTDAIALDVAGRREVLGVGADPLAFVVQRPWVPGAVQVVLDDPADPTPYWVVSSRHPVRLAEAIMAARDSA from the coding sequence GTGGCTCCGAGAAGTTCCGAATCCGCCGTCGCCCCGGCCCACACCGGGTACACCGAACGGCTGAGCCTGCCGTGGTGGCTCTGGTTGGCCGGTGCCGCCGTGGCCGGACTGCTGGCCGCCGAACTCTGGCTCGGCTCGACCGGCGTCCGGGCCTGGCTGCCGTTCGTGATCCTGTTTCCGCTGACCGCCGTCGGGCTCGGCTGGCTGGGTCGGATCCGGGTCGCGGTCCGGGACCGGGAACTCCTGGTCGACGACGCCCGGCTGCCGGTGGAGTTCGTCACGGACGCGATCGCCCTGGACGTGGCCGGCCGGCGCGAGGTGCTCGGCGTCGGCGCGGACCCGCTGGCCTTCGTGGTGCAGCGTCCCTGGGTACCCGGGGCGGTGCAGGTGGTGCTGGACGATCCGGCCGACCCCACGCCCTACTGGGTGGTCAGCTCACGTCACCCGGTACGACTGGCCGAGGCGATCATGGCGGCCCGCGACTCGGCCTGA
- a CDS encoding OB-fold nucleic acid binding domain-containing protein, protein MATDQGRMSWRGFLQRLTASEAEIEAEELLRESAECGSTPAGQCSRGQVVSVSGRLRTVVYTPRTNLPTLEADLYDGSDIVTLVWLGRRHISGIEPGRQLTARGRMAVRDDRKVIYNPYYELELPR, encoded by the coding sequence ATGGCGACCGACCAGGGTCGAATGTCGTGGCGGGGGTTCCTGCAGCGGCTGACCGCGAGCGAGGCCGAGATCGAGGCGGAGGAGTTGCTCCGGGAGAGCGCCGAGTGCGGCAGCACTCCCGCCGGGCAGTGCAGCCGCGGCCAGGTGGTGTCGGTCTCCGGCCGGCTCCGCACGGTGGTCTACACCCCCCGGACGAACCTGCCGACGCTGGAGGCGGACCTCTACGACGGCAGTGACATCGTGACCCTGGTCTGGCTGGGACGCCGGCACATCTCCGGGATCGAACCGGGCCGGCAATTGACCGCTCGCGGTCGCATGGCGGTACGTGATGACCGTAAAGTCATCTACAACCCGTACTACGAGCTGGAGTTGCCGCGGTGA